The following proteins are co-located in the Macadamia integrifolia cultivar HAES 741 chromosome 3, SCU_Mint_v3, whole genome shotgun sequence genome:
- the LOC122074790 gene encoding probable 6-phosphogluconolactonase 4, chloroplastic: MESMNSSSLRAFSTPLSRLRQPSVNLLSVPRLVPARAFPCSFRSKTVSSTTSNPNPFNTKLHASVKAEMAIAKGKSDVQVFDTEEDLSVSIAKYTSDLSEKFVKERGAFSVVVSGGSLIKSLRKLTEPPYVDSIEWAKWHVFWVDERVVPKDHPDSNYKLAYDGFLSMVPIPPGHVYAINDALSAEGAADDYETCLNQLVKNKVVDFSAATGFPKFDVMLLGMGPDGHVASLFPGHPLLSENKRWVTFVKDSPKPPPERITFTFPVINSSAYVALVVAGASKADPVHRALGGGDSQTSDMLPVQMVSPEGEITWFLDKGAASKL, from the exons ATGGAGTCCATGAACTCATCTTCTCTTCGTGCGTTTTCCACTCCGTTGTCACGCCTTCGTCAACCTTCTGTTAACCTTCTCTCAGTCCCAAGGTTGGTTCCAGCCAGAGCCTTTCCTTGCTCGTTCAGATCGAAAACCGTTTCCTCGACGACTTCAAATCCCAACCCTTTCAACACAAAATTACACGCATCTGTCAAGGCGGAAATGGCGATCGCCAAAGGTAAATCGGATGTGCAGGTCTTTGACACAGAGGAAGATCTATCAGTTTCTATCGCTAAGTACACCTCAGATTTATCGGAGAAGTTTGTGAAAGAAAGAGGGGCTTTCTCTGTGGTTGTATCCGGGGGTTCTCTCATCAAAAGCTTAAG GAAATTAACTGAACCTCCTTATGTTGATTCGATCGAATGGGCGAAATGGCATGTTTTCTGGGTGGATGAGAGGGTTGTTCCCAAGGATCATCCTGACAGTAATTACAAACTCGCTTATGACGGCTTCCTGTCCATG GTTCCTATTCCTCCTGGTCACGTCTATGCTATCAACGATGCACTCTCTGCTGAGGGAGCTGCTGATGATTATGAAACCTGTCTTAACCAGTTGGTAAAGAACAAGGTAGTGGATTTTTCAGCAGCTACTGGGTTTCCTAAATTTGATGTCATGCTATTAGGAATGGGCCCAGATGGTCATGTGGCTTCTCTATTCCCTGGGCATCCTCTTTTAAGTGAGAACAAGCGATGGGTTACCTTCGTTAAGGACTCTCCAAAACCACCACCAGAGAGGATAACTTTCACTTTTCCAGTAATCAATTCATCTGCCTATGTAGCACTTGTGGTGGCTGGAGCTAGTAAAGCTGATCCAGTTCATAGAGCGCTTGGTGGTGGTGATAGCCAAACTTCTGATATGCTGCCTGTTCAAATGGTTTCACCTGAAGGGGAGATAACTTGGTTTCTGGACAAAGGGGCTGCTTCAAAGCTGTAG